A region of Sphingomonas crusticola DNA encodes the following proteins:
- a CDS encoding LapA family protein: MAFLRTLFWIVVTVIVVVFSFRNWSAVTINLFGDMQADVKLPVLLLIAFLIGFVPLYIWYRVFKWRHVRKLAMLDRAVSPTTVPVPPAPQPAYADNLPLAAARDPFQAD; this comes from the coding sequence ATGGCATTCCTGCGCACGCTCTTCTGGATCGTCGTCACGGTGATCGTGGTGGTGTTCTCGTTCCGCAATTGGTCGGCGGTGACGATCAACCTTTTCGGCGACATGCAGGCTGATGTGAAATTGCCCGTGCTGCTGCTGATCGCGTTCCTGATCGGGTTCGTGCCGCTCTACATCTGGTACCGTGTGTTCAAATGGCGGCACGTCCGTAAGCTGGCGATGCTCGACCGGGCCGTGTCGCCCACGACAGTGCCGGTACCGCCCGCACCCCAGCCGGCTTATGCCGACAACCTTCCGCTGGCGGCGGCGCGCGATCCCTTTCAGGCGGACTGA
- a CDS encoding alpha/beta hydrolase family protein yields MRTRWNIGLACLVVSGTVQAAPPDGRDRIKTAEAFGARPWVEDVSLSPDGRRLAFVAPSAARGSAAMVEDLSTGVTKAVAYSDGNPLRIASCGWASSDRIACYLSGVASVDGRPHDFSRVVAVNADGTGLLGMEKTGSARLFGLWASDGSILDWLSGADGKILMARRHSDGSLRIERVDTRTGDGEVIKSLPDGGGYYTDGYGNVRIFAKFEGDRFVYRYRTKSGSDWQLLGQYDPVSDAGLRIVTVDGEKDLAYALQKLNGRDALYSFSLSGTPKSELIYADPQVDVAGAETIGRHNRTIGYYYVTDRTQTVYLDTRYRALAASLSKALPNREISFQAASADEKRLLVMASSDVDPGHYYLFDTVTRQLTEALMARPQLEGMRLAEQRGISFRGSDGTMIPAYLTLPAGSGGHGLPAIVMPHGGPWTRDVWGFDWLAQYFAARGYAVLQPQFRGSTGYGDAFENGNAIKSWRTAISDVVDSGHWLIKEGIADPAKLAIFGWSYGGYAALQANVIAPDLFRATVAVAPVTDLQAIRTLNKSRLAGAMFDKVTVKFADAVAGSPVRHAADFKAPVLLFHGDRDTNVDITDSRRMDAALRAAGKQSRLITYPMLDHQLRDSATRTDLLTQTDEFLTKALALPAR; encoded by the coding sequence ATGCGGACAAGGTGGAATATCGGTCTGGCATGTCTGGTCGTATCGGGCACGGTTCAGGCGGCACCGCCCGACGGTCGCGATCGCATTAAGACCGCGGAAGCTTTTGGCGCGCGGCCCTGGGTGGAGGATGTCAGTCTCTCCCCGGACGGGCGCCGCCTGGCCTTTGTCGCACCGAGTGCGGCCCGCGGCAGCGCGGCGATGGTCGAGGACCTGTCGACCGGCGTCACCAAGGCAGTTGCCTATTCGGATGGTAATCCGTTGCGCATTGCATCATGCGGATGGGCATCCAGCGATCGCATCGCATGTTATCTGTCCGGTGTCGCTTCGGTCGACGGGCGGCCCCATGACTTCAGCCGCGTGGTCGCGGTAAATGCCGACGGCACAGGATTGCTTGGGATGGAGAAGACGGGCTCGGCCCGCCTCTTCGGCTTATGGGCTTCAGACGGCAGCATCCTCGATTGGCTGTCGGGCGCCGATGGCAAGATCCTCATGGCGCGCCGTCACAGTGATGGGTCTCTGCGGATTGAGCGTGTGGATACGCGGACAGGAGACGGCGAAGTCATCAAATCGCTGCCGGACGGGGGCGGTTATTACACAGACGGCTACGGCAATGTGCGCATCTTCGCGAAATTCGAGGGCGACCGGTTCGTTTATCGATACCGCACGAAGAGCGGCTCCGACTGGCAGCTACTTGGTCAATATGATCCAGTATCCGACGCCGGCCTGAGGATCGTCACAGTCGACGGAGAGAAAGATCTGGCTTACGCCTTGCAAAAGCTGAATGGGCGCGACGCCCTCTACAGTTTCTCTCTAAGCGGCACGCCTAAGTCCGAACTGATCTATGCCGATCCACAGGTCGATGTCGCTGGGGCAGAGACTATCGGGCGCCACAATCGCACTATCGGCTACTATTACGTCACCGATCGCACGCAGACTGTCTATCTAGATACCCGCTATCGGGCTCTGGCAGCGAGCCTTTCGAAGGCGCTGCCCAATCGGGAGATCTCATTCCAGGCGGCCAGCGCCGATGAAAAGCGGCTGCTGGTAATGGCGTCCAGCGATGTCGATCCCGGTCATTATTATCTGTTCGACACCGTAACCCGCCAGCTGACGGAAGCGCTGATGGCACGACCGCAACTAGAAGGAATGCGTTTAGCGGAACAGCGCGGCATAAGCTTTCGTGGGAGCGATGGCACAATGATCCCCGCTTATCTGACGCTCCCCGCGGGTTCGGGTGGCCACGGCCTGCCCGCCATCGTCATGCCCCATGGCGGCCCCTGGACCCGTGACGTCTGGGGTTTCGACTGGCTGGCTCAATATTTCGCGGCGCGGGGCTATGCGGTCCTTCAACCACAATTCCGCGGCTCGACCGGCTATGGCGACGCTTTCGAAAACGGCAATGCCATCAAGTCCTGGCGCACGGCGATCAGCGACGTGGTGGATTCGGGACATTGGCTGATCAAAGAGGGAATAGCCGATCCTGCAAAGCTCGCCATTTTCGGCTGGTCCTATGGGGGCTATGCGGCGCTGCAGGCGAACGTCATCGCGCCCGACTTGTTCAGGGCAACGGTGGCAGTGGCGCCGGTCACCGACTTGCAGGCAATACGCACCCTCAACAAATCGCGACTGGCGGGGGCGATGTTCGACAAGGTCACGGTGAAGTTCGCCGATGCGGTGGCCGGCTCGCCGGTCCGCCATGCCGCGGACTTCAAGGCGCCGGTCCTGCTGTTCCATGGGGATCGCGATACCAACGTCGACATCACCGACTCGCGCCGCATGGACGCAGCCTTGCGGGCAGCGGGCAAGCAATCACGGCTCATCACCTATCCGATGCTAGACCATCAGTTGCGCGATAGCGCGACGCGGACCGACCTGCTGACGCAGACGGATGAGTTTTTGACCAAGGCCTTGGCTTTGCCGGCGCGATAA
- a CDS encoding carboxylesterase/lipase family protein, with amino-acid sequence MARGILGAAVALLLMACGTVQAAAAPVAATMAGKVEGLLRGNVEAFLGIPYAAPPTGANRWRPPQPVSPWARIRPAIKFGSSCWQAVSPQGFGPWSHEYVVQGDISEDCLFLNVWTPKHGSGKLPVLVWIHGGGFNSGSGAIPIYDGRALAARGIVVVTINYRVGPFGFLAHPELTREAGAGPRANYGLQDMVAALRWVRLNIGALRGDPARVTIAGQSAGSMAVHELVASPLAKGLFARAIGESGLPEPTRTLPLAQAEQAGLAFAQEKGAGSIAALRAMPSEALVASKGGNAVRFGPVIDGVLLPGTAPVSDVPMLVGLNADEGSAMSSGYGASDAATLSVLLAQTYGAMASRFAQLYPAATEAERSAANMQVRRDRGLGAIYAWASTQRKGGQPTYVYRYDHAEPGPQSARWRAFHSSEIPYVFRTFDASPERAFTLADRTFSERVSHYWLNFIRSGDPNGANLPRWPKFESVAPSILALGDPIASEPLLPPAKLSLMKEYLAKGGRPTIF; translated from the coding sequence ATGGCGCGCGGCATACTTGGCGCGGCTGTCGCGCTATTGCTAATGGCGTGCGGGACGGTGCAGGCCGCAGCGGCTCCCGTCGCCGCAACCATGGCAGGCAAGGTCGAGGGACTGCTCCGAGGCAATGTCGAGGCGTTCCTGGGCATCCCCTATGCCGCCCCGCCGACCGGCGCCAATCGCTGGCGTCCGCCGCAGCCGGTCTCGCCATGGGCCAGGATACGCCCGGCGATAAAGTTCGGGTCGAGCTGTTGGCAGGCCGTGTCGCCGCAGGGCTTCGGCCCGTGGTCGCATGAATATGTCGTGCAGGGCGATATCAGCGAGGATTGCCTGTTCCTCAACGTGTGGACGCCGAAGCACGGCTCGGGAAAGCTGCCGGTGCTCGTCTGGATCCACGGCGGCGGGTTCAATTCGGGGTCGGGCGCGATCCCGATCTATGACGGGCGGGCGCTGGCGGCGCGCGGAATCGTTGTCGTCACGATCAACTATCGCGTCGGCCCGTTCGGCTTCCTCGCGCATCCCGAACTCACGCGCGAAGCCGGGGCAGGGCCGCGTGCCAATTATGGCCTGCAGGACATGGTCGCCGCGCTGCGCTGGGTGCGCCTTAATATCGGTGCCCTCCGTGGCGATCCGGCGCGGGTCACCATCGCCGGGCAATCCGCGGGATCAATGGCTGTGCACGAACTTGTTGCGTCGCCGCTTGCCAAGGGCCTGTTCGCCCGGGCGATCGGCGAGAGCGGATTGCCCGAGCCGACACGAACCCTTCCTCTGGCTCAGGCCGAGCAAGCCGGCCTCGCCTTCGCGCAGGAAAAGGGCGCGGGCTCGATCGCGGCGTTGCGCGCGATGCCGAGCGAGGCGCTGGTAGCAAGCAAGGGTGGCAATGCCGTTCGCTTCGGGCCGGTCATCGATGGCGTGCTGTTGCCCGGCACTGCCCCCGTCAGCGACGTGCCGATGCTGGTCGGCCTCAATGCCGACGAAGGCAGCGCGATGAGCAGCGGCTATGGCGCGAGCGACGCGGCCACGCTCAGCGTCCTGCTGGCGCAAACCTATGGGGCGATGGCCTCCCGCTTCGCGCAGCTTTATCCGGCTGCGACCGAGGCAGAGCGCAGTGCGGCCAACATGCAGGTCCGCCGCGATCGTGGTCTGGGCGCGATCTACGCCTGGGCGAGCACCCAGCGGAAAGGTGGTCAACCGACCTATGTCTATCGCTATGACCATGCCGAGCCCGGGCCCCAATCCGCACGCTGGCGCGCCTTCCACTCGTCCGAGATTCCGTATGTCTTCCGGACCTTCGACGCATCGCCCGAACGCGCCTTCACGCTGGCCGACCGCACGTTCAGCGAGCGCGTCTCCCATTATTGGCTGAACTTCATCAGGAGCGGCGATCCTAATGGCGCCAATTTGCCGCGCTGGCCGAAATTCGAAAGTGTAGCGCCCTCGATCCTCGCCCTCGGCGATCCGATCGCGAGCGAGCCATTGCTGCCACCGGCTAAATTATCACTGATGAAGGAATATCTCGCGAAGGGCGGCCGACCGACGATTTTCTAA
- the radA gene encoding DNA repair protein RadA, whose amino-acid sequence MAKLQRRYACQLCGSIASKWQGQCVDCGEWNTLVEETGGGVVTPFAAKHDLRSGGRAVQVSGLDADVALPARLVTGIAELDRALGGGLVAGSATLIGGDPGIGKSTLLLQAAARLATTGARVTYISGEEAADQVRLRARRMGLGTAPVQLATATSVRDILTTLDSGAPPALLVIDSIQTMHSDLIEGAPGTVSQVRASAQELIRYAKDRGSALVLVGHVTKDGTIAGPRVLEHMVDTVLSFEGERSHQYRILRAVKNRFGGTDEIGVFAMGELGLDEVTNPSALFLTQRGEAISGAIVFPAMEGTRPVLVEIQALVVRLASGATPRRAVVGWDSGRLAMILAVLEARCGLSFSTCEVYLNVSGGYRIADPGADLAVAAALVSALAERSIPADAVAFGEVSLSGEVRGVAHGALRLKESAKLGFGRALLPAAVREPAHGLATSGFATLGALVDHLLGR is encoded by the coding sequence ATGGCCAAGCTTCAGCGCCGTTATGCCTGCCAATTGTGTGGCAGCATCGCCAGCAAATGGCAGGGCCAATGCGTCGATTGCGGCGAGTGGAACACGCTGGTCGAGGAGACCGGCGGCGGGGTGGTGACGCCATTCGCGGCCAAGCATGATCTGCGCTCCGGCGGCCGCGCCGTACAGGTCAGCGGGCTCGACGCCGATGTCGCGCTCCCGGCGCGGCTGGTGACCGGCATTGCCGAACTCGATCGCGCGCTCGGCGGCGGCCTCGTGGCGGGATCGGCGACTTTGATCGGCGGCGATCCGGGCATCGGTAAATCCACCCTGCTGCTCCAGGCGGCGGCGCGACTGGCAACCACGGGCGCCCGCGTCACCTACATTTCGGGCGAGGAAGCCGCCGATCAGGTGCGCCTGCGCGCGCGCCGGATGGGGCTCGGCACCGCGCCGGTCCAGCTCGCCACCGCCACCTCGGTGCGCGACATCCTCACCACGCTCGACAGCGGCGCGCCGCCGGCCCTGCTGGTGATCGATTCGATCCAGACGATGCATTCGGATCTGATCGAGGGCGCGCCCGGCACGGTCAGCCAAGTGCGCGCCTCCGCTCAGGAGCTGATCCGCTACGCCAAGGATCGCGGCAGCGCGCTCGTGCTGGTCGGCCACGTCACCAAGGATGGCACCATCGCCGGCCCGCGCGTGCTAGAGCATATGGTCGATACCGTGCTCAGCTTCGAAGGCGAGCGTAGCCACCAATATCGCATTCTGCGCGCGGTCAAGAACCGCTTCGGCGGCACCGACGAGATCGGCGTGTTCGCTATGGGCGAACTCGGCCTCGACGAGGTCACCAATCCGTCTGCCTTGTTCCTCACCCAGCGCGGCGAGGCGATCAGCGGCGCGATCGTGTTCCCGGCGATGGAGGGCACGCGCCCCGTGCTGGTCGAGATCCAGGCGCTGGTCGTGCGCCTCGCCAGCGGCGCGACGCCGCGCCGCGCGGTGGTCGGCTGGGACAGCGGCCGGCTGGCGATGATCCTTGCGGTGCTGGAGGCGCGTTGCGGACTGAGTTTCTCGACCTGCGAAGTTTATCTCAACGTCTCGGGTGGCTACCGCATCGCCGATCCGGGTGCCGATCTGGCGGTGGCGGCGGCTTTGGTCTCGGCGCTGGCGGAGCGGTCGATCCCGGCCGACGCGGTCGCGTTCGGGGAAGTCTCGCTCTCCGGCGAAGTACGCGGCGTCGCCCATGGTGCGCTGCGGCTCAAGGAATCCGCCAAGCTCGGCTTCGGCCGCGCTTTGTTGCCCGCGGCCGTGCGCGAGCCGGCTCACGGTCTCGCCACCAGCGGCTTCGCCACGCTCGGCGCGCTGGTCGATCATCTGCTCGGGCGCTAG
- a CDS encoding ParA family protein produces the protein MARIAVYSSKGGVGKTTLAVNLAWAAASLSSRRTLLWDLDAQAGASFILKPDRAAGDEARAVIERDLAPRKLIVPTAIPNLDLLPADASLRTLDLLFAEIDRKKRLLRISEALDKSYDRIIIDCPPGLGVTAEQIIRGASLIVLPVIPSTLSARAAEELISHFGGRKGAPAVVTVFNMVDRRRLAHRAALDAAPTQHALPMASLVEQMADRHAPVGVYAPRAPMSQAIAALWQDIERRVVTA, from the coding sequence ATGGCGCGAATAGCGGTTTACAGTTCGAAGGGCGGGGTCGGTAAGACCACGCTCGCAGTCAATCTTGCCTGGGCGGCGGCAAGCCTATCCAGCCGTCGCACCTTGTTGTGGGATCTCGACGCGCAGGCTGGCGCGAGCTTCATCCTCAAGCCGGACCGTGCGGCGGGCGACGAGGCCCGTGCGGTGATCGAACGCGATCTGGCGCCGCGCAAACTGATCGTTCCGACCGCAATTCCCAATCTCGATCTGCTGCCGGCCGACGCGTCGCTGCGCACGCTCGACCTGCTGTTTGCCGAAATCGACCGCAAAAAGCGGCTGCTGCGCATCTCGGAAGCGCTCGACAAGAGCTATGACCGTATCATCATCGATTGCCCGCCGGGCCTGGGTGTGACCGCCGAGCAGATCATCCGCGGCGCATCCTTGATCGTGCTGCCGGTCATTCCTTCGACCTTGTCGGCACGTGCTGCGGAGGAGCTGATCAGCCATTTCGGCGGCCGCAAGGGCGCACCGGCGGTGGTGACAGTGTTCAACATGGTGGATCGCCGCAGGCTTGCCCATCGCGCCGCGCTCGACGCCGCGCCGACGCAGCATGCCTTGCCGATGGCGAGCCTTGTGGAGCAGATGGCGGACCGTCACGCGCCGGTCGGCGTCTATGCGCCCCGCGCGCCCATGTCGCAGGCAATCGCGGCACTGTGGCAGGACATTGAGCGGCGCGTCGTGACGGCGTAG
- the pyrF gene encoding orotidine-5'-phosphate decarboxylase has translation MSSRIFVAIDTPDLARAVALAGKVKGHVGGLKLGLEFFSAHGHHGVRELAAIGLPIFLDLKLHDIPNTVASAIQALHGIAPSILTIHAAGGRAMMEDAKAAAPPSTKVVAVTVLTSLDAGDLASIGVEGGEHAQVERLTGLAHEAGLDGVVCSGFEVAAARKLWRDGFFVVPGVRPAGGAAGDQKRVMTPRQALDNGASILVIGRPITRADDPDAAARAIAATL, from the coding sequence ATGTCGAGCCGGATCTTCGTTGCGATCGACACGCCCGACCTTGCGCGCGCGGTGGCGCTGGCGGGCAAGGTCAAAGGCCATGTCGGGGGGCTCAAGCTGGGCCTCGAATTCTTTTCGGCGCATGGCCATCATGGCGTGCGGGAGCTCGCCGCGATTGGCCTGCCGATCTTCCTTGACCTGAAGCTGCATGACATTCCCAATACGGTGGCGAGCGCGATCCAGGCGCTGCATGGTATCGCCCCGTCGATCCTGACGATCCATGCGGCAGGCGGACGGGCAATGATGGAAGACGCCAAGGCGGCGGCGCCGCCGTCAACCAAGGTCGTAGCGGTAACCGTGCTCACCAGCCTCGATGCGGGCGACCTCGCTTCGATTGGAGTGGAGGGGGGCGAGCACGCCCAGGTTGAGCGGCTGACGGGGCTGGCGCATGAGGCCGGTCTCGACGGCGTCGTCTGCTCGGGCTTTGAGGTCGCCGCGGCGCGCAAGCTGTGGCGCGACGGCTTCTTCGTGGTACCGGGCGTGCGCCCGGCGGGGGGTGCCGCCGGCGACCAGAAGCGCGTGATGACTCCCCGGCAGGCGCTCGACAATGGTGCCTCGATCCTTGTCATCGGCCGTCCTATCACCCGGGCGGACGACCCGGACGCGGCCGCGCGGGCGATTGCCGCAACGCTCTGA
- a CDS encoding beta-glucosidase, with amino-acid sequence MKITRILATVAALALCSPLAAAAPLAWQNKALNADARANLLVGAMTTDEKLLLVTSYYGTQVAWNEYRDPGARRQSAGFVPGVPRLNFTPQWQTDAGSGVATQGVAVPDLQRTALPAGILTASTWNPDLAVRGGAMIGAEARASGFNTMLAGGVDLLREPGNGRNFEYGGEDPLLAGTMVGAIVRGIQSNQIITTIKHFAFNDQERRRTTVNILIDEPSARMSDLLAFQIAIEQSSPGSIMCSYNLVNGEWACQNDWLLNKVLKHDWGYKGFVMSDWGAMHDTVKNALNGLDQEAGVQKPADYVYRDKLKAAIADGRVPMAVLDDKVRRIARVLIESGAADNPPTPDNRIPYAAHEAVSQADAEEGIVLLKNDGHILPLAGTARRIAIIGGHADVGVLTGGGSAQVYPRGGSAVHGEGPKSWPGPIVYAPSSPLKALKAERPGARISWADGSDPAAAATVASKADVAIVFVTQWTAESLDFPLTLPDNQDALVDAVARANPNTVVVLQTGGPVLMPWIDRVRGAVEAWYPGSKGGEAIARILTGKVNPSGHLPATFGRAASDWPRAEIDGLNRGEKEIFDVRFSEGAAVGYKWFDKNGTRPLFPFGHGLSYTSFQQSGLSAGVKRGTIVASFTVRNTGSVAGKHVAQIYVSPAAGGWEAPKRLGAFTKLTLAPGRASSATVTIDPRLLGMWDSARPGWKVAAGKYRVTLASSAADRGTSVIVTMPERHLPAGAGVAK; translated from the coding sequence ATGAAAATTACCCGCATCCTCGCGACCGTTGCGGCTCTTGCTTTATGCTCGCCCCTCGCGGCCGCAGCGCCGCTGGCCTGGCAGAACAAGGCGCTGAATGCCGACGCGCGCGCCAATCTCCTCGTCGGAGCAATGACGACCGACGAGAAATTGCTGCTGGTGACGAGCTATTATGGCACCCAGGTCGCCTGGAATGAATATCGCGACCCCGGGGCGCGCCGCCAGTCCGCCGGCTTTGTGCCGGGCGTTCCCCGCCTCAATTTCACGCCGCAATGGCAGACCGACGCGGGAAGCGGCGTTGCCACCCAGGGCGTTGCCGTTCCCGATCTGCAGCGTACCGCGCTGCCGGCCGGCATCCTCACGGCATCGACGTGGAACCCGGATCTCGCGGTACGCGGGGGCGCGATGATCGGTGCGGAGGCGCGTGCCTCCGGCTTCAACACCATGCTGGCGGGCGGCGTCGACCTGCTGCGCGAGCCCGGCAATGGCCGCAATTTCGAATATGGTGGAGAGGATCCGCTGCTGGCCGGCACGATGGTCGGCGCGATCGTGCGCGGCATCCAGTCCAACCAGATCATCACGACCATCAAGCATTTCGCGTTCAACGATCAGGAGCGCCGCCGCACGACGGTCAATATCCTGATCGACGAACCGTCGGCGCGGATGTCCGACCTGCTCGCCTTCCAGATCGCAATCGAACAGAGCAGCCCCGGCTCCATCATGTGCAGCTACAATCTCGTTAACGGCGAATGGGCGTGCCAGAATGATTGGCTGCTCAACAAGGTCCTGAAGCATGACTGGGGCTATAAGGGCTTTGTCATGTCCGACTGGGGCGCCATGCACGATACGGTCAAGAACGCCCTCAATGGGCTCGACCAGGAAGCCGGCGTTCAGAAGCCGGCCGACTATGTCTATCGCGACAAGTTGAAGGCGGCGATCGCCGACGGGCGCGTGCCGATGGCGGTGCTGGACGACAAGGTGCGCCGCATTGCCCGCGTGCTGATCGAAAGCGGCGCGGCCGACAACCCGCCTACCCCGGACAATCGAATTCCTTATGCCGCACACGAGGCGGTCAGCCAGGCCGATGCCGAAGAGGGTATCGTTCTGCTCAAGAATGACGGGCATATCCTGCCGCTGGCGGGGACCGCGCGGCGGATCGCCATCATCGGCGGCCACGCCGATGTCGGGGTGCTGACCGGCGGCGGCTCGGCGCAGGTCTATCCGCGTGGCGGATCCGCCGTGCATGGCGAGGGGCCGAAGAGCTGGCCTGGCCCGATCGTCTATGCGCCTTCTTCTCCCTTGAAGGCGCTGAAGGCGGAACGGCCGGGCGCGCGGATCTCGTGGGCCGACGGCAGCGACCCTGCCGCTGCCGCGACTGTCGCCAGCAAGGCGGACGTCGCGATCGTATTCGTGACGCAGTGGACCGCGGAATCGCTCGATTTTCCGCTGACGCTGCCCGACAACCAGGATGCACTGGTGGATGCCGTCGCTCGCGCCAACCCGAACACCGTGGTCGTGCTCCAAACCGGCGGCCCCGTTTTAATGCCGTGGATCGACCGCGTGAGAGGCGCGGTCGAAGCCTGGTATCCTGGCAGCAAGGGCGGCGAGGCAATCGCGCGTATCCTCACCGGCAAGGTCAATCCCTCGGGCCATCTGCCGGCCACGTTCGGCCGCGCCGCGAGCGACTGGCCGCGCGCGGAGATTGACGGGCTCAATCGCGGCGAGAAGGAAATTTTCGACGTACGGTTCAGCGAAGGCGCGGCAGTCGGCTACAAATGGTTCGACAAGAACGGAACTCGGCCGCTCTTTCCGTTCGGCCATGGCCTTTCCTATACCAGTTTCCAGCAGAGTGGGCTGTCGGCGGGCGTGAAGCGCGGGACGATCGTGGCCAGTTTCACGGTCCGCAATACCGGCAGTGTCGCGGGCAAGCATGTCGCGCAAATCTATGTGTCGCCCGCCGCCGGTGGGTGGGAAGCCCCGAAACGGCTCGGCGCCTTCACCAAGCTGACGCTCGCACCTGGCCGAGCCAGCAGCGCCACCGTGACCATCGATCCGCGCCTGCTGGGTATGTGGGACAGCGCGCGTCCGGGCTGGAAGGTCGCGGCCGGCAAATATCGTGTGACGCTTGCGAGTTCTGCCGCCGATCGCGGAACCAGCGTGATCGTGACCATGCCCGAACGGCATTTGCCTGCAGGCGCCGGGGTCGCGAAGTAG
- a CDS encoding glycoside hydrolase family 28 protein, which produces MIDRRSLLAGSAALIAAAAHLPAFAADMPDESWVNVRHFGAKGDGTTIDTPAINKAIDYAAARGGGTVYFPPGTYACYTIRLKSKIALYLDHGAVILAAPAPDNGIGGYDLAERQDAAIEPFQDYGHNHWRNSLIWGESLSDIAVLGSGLIWGKGLGRGDGKDNYLKDPNGPGTANKAIALKNCHNVLLRDFKILEGGWFGLLLTGVDNLTIDNLLIDTNRDGMDIDCCRNVRVSNCTVNSPWDDGICPKSSYALGYPRSTENLTITNCMVTGNYVIGSVLDGTWKKMGPEFAGHVHGRIKFGTESNGGFKNITIANCTFDDSQGLALETVDGANMEDVTVSNITMRGSFSSPFFLRLGRRMRGPAGRPIGTLKRVMITNVTSSGAGFLPSIIAGLPDHPVEDVKISDVYLHQVGGAPEAMAHLVPPANEDMYPEPKMFGDLPATGFFVRHARNVEMSNVEVAVARPDPRPTFRLENVDGARFANVRGAGALFSFKDVRGFRSVLPDLRAASIANGIATVRDEKLLLR; this is translated from the coding sequence ATGATCGACCGCCGCTCACTGCTCGCCGGGTCCGCCGCGCTGATCGCCGCCGCCGCGCACCTCCCAGCCTTCGCTGCCGACATGCCCGACGAAAGTTGGGTCAACGTCCGCCATTTTGGCGCCAAGGGAGACGGCACCACCATCGATACGCCCGCGATCAACAAGGCAATCGACTATGCCGCGGCGCGCGGCGGCGGCACGGTTTATTTCCCGCCCGGCACCTACGCCTGCTACACCATCCGCCTGAAGAGCAAGATCGCGCTCTACCTCGATCATGGCGCGGTCATCCTTGCCGCCCCTGCGCCCGACAACGGTATCGGCGGCTATGATCTCGCCGAGCGGCAGGATGCCGCGATCGAGCCGTTCCAGGATTATGGCCACAACCATTGGCGCAACAGCCTGATCTGGGGTGAGAGCCTGTCGGACATCGCCGTGCTCGGGTCCGGCCTGATCTGGGGCAAGGGCCTGGGGCGCGGCGACGGCAAGGACAATTACCTCAAGGATCCCAACGGACCGGGCACGGCCAACAAGGCGATCGCGCTCAAGAATTGCCACAACGTGCTGCTGCGGGATTTCAAGATATTGGAAGGCGGCTGGTTCGGCCTGTTGCTGACCGGCGTCGACAATCTCACGATCGACAATCTGCTGATCGATACCAACCGCGACGGCATGGACATCGATTGCTGCCGCAACGTCCGCGTCTCCAACTGCACGGTCAATTCGCCTTGGGACGACGGCATCTGCCCCAAGTCGAGCTATGCGCTCGGCTATCCCCGCTCGACCGAGAATCTCACGATCACCAACTGCATGGTCACCGGCAATTATGTGATCGGATCGGTGCTCGACGGCACCTGGAAGAAGATGGGCCCGGAATTTGCCGGCCACGTCCATGGCCGCATCAAGTTCGGCACCGAAAGCAATGGCGGCTTCAAGAACATCACCATCGCCAATTGCACCTTCGACGACAGCCAGGGGCTCGCGCTGGAGACGGTCGACGGCGCCAATATGGAGGATGTGACCGTCAGCAACATCACCATGCGCGGCAGCTTCTCCTCGCCCTTCTTCTTGCGGTTGGGCCGACGCATGCGTGGCCCCGCCGGGCGGCCGATCGGAACCCTCAAGCGCGTGATGATCACCAACGTCACCTCGTCCGGTGCCGGCTTCCTGCCCTCGATCATCGCCGGTCTGCCGGATCATCCGGTCGAGGACGTCAAGATCAGCGACGTCTATCTCCATCAGGTCGGCGGCGCGCCGGAAGCGATGGCGCACCTCGTCCCGCCCGCCAATGAGGACATGTATCCCGAACCCAAGATGTTCGGCGACTTGCCCGCCACCGGCTTCTTCGTCCGCCACGCCCGCAACGTCGAGATGAGCAATGTCGAGGTGGCCGTGGCGAGACCCGATCCGCGCCCGACCTTCCGGCTGGAAAATGTCGACGGGGCGCGCTTTGCAAATGTTCGCGGTGCGGGCGCCTTATTCTCGTTCAAGGACGTTCGCGGCTTCCGCTCGGTCCTGCCCGATCTGCGGGCCGCTTCGATCGCGAACGGCATCGCGACCGTGCGGGACGAGAAACTGCTGCTGCGCTGA
- a CDS encoding ribonuclease HI family protein: MAQLKLFFDGGCRPNPGPIEVAVVVRGQTFRAADIGVGTNDDAEWLAVLHGLDVARALGATDVLLVGDSRLIVNQASGKSPCRSANLRPHLTAFVAKAEGFERVRLRHVRRGHNLAGIALEAARRGS; this comes from the coding sequence GTGGCGCAATTGAAGCTGTTCTTCGATGGTGGGTGCAGGCCCAACCCTGGACCTATCGAGGTCGCGGTGGTCGTGCGCGGGCAAACTTTCCGTGCGGCCGATATCGGCGTCGGGACCAATGATGATGCCGAGTGGCTGGCGGTTCTCCATGGACTGGATGTCGCTCGAGCCCTGGGCGCGACCGACGTGCTCCTCGTCGGCGACTCGCGGCTGATCGTAAACCAGGCCTCGGGTAAGTCGCCGTGCCGGTCGGCGAATCTTCGGCCGCATTTGACGGCGTTCGTTGCGAAGGCAGAGGGTTTCGAGCGCGTGCGCCTGCGCCATGTCAGGCGGGGGCATAATCTTGCGGGCATCGCACTAGAAGCGGCGAGGCGAGGTAGCTGA